One Tissierellales bacterium genomic region harbors:
- the dnaN gene encoding DNA polymerase III subunit beta — protein sequence MKIEKMELLRGIKSVMGVAKKNDVDITDCVNLSVEDNEVVLKATDFTTSIESKLMLDGFFNETMNCSVNCKLFHNVINKMPQSILELEVDSDVLKIVCGKINFELAICNSEFPTSEKLDSEEIVVNGMDFANCLTSVMVATADVSRPILNGVFINAENKSIEFVATDGYRLATNKLDYSVEGKFSGILPNKSVSEIVRLTKDICDEDIVIISKEDRIRLEFNNVIIESIYQEGNYINYKHLVNNNPICIEIDSNSLISSVQRVSLLAKEGQKKYIVLSNSDDELLSISAIAEIGECIDNVVCNKNTDETFKIALNPSFLLDGLKSLMGNIKLFLKDSKSPVFFSSGDNFKYLVLPVSM from the coding sequence ATGAAAATTGAGAAAATGGAATTACTAAGAGGTATTAAAAGTGTTATGGGAGTTGCTAAGAAAAATGATGTTGATATTACTGATTGTGTCAATTTATCAGTTGAAGATAATGAAGTGGTTTTAAAAGCAACTGATTTTACCACAAGTATTGAAAGTAAATTAATGCTTGATGGATTTTTCAATGAAACAATGAATTGTAGTGTTAATTGTAAGTTGTTCCATAATGTAATTAATAAGATGCCACAAAGTATATTAGAGTTGGAAGTAGACTCTGATGTGTTGAAAATTGTTTGTGGTAAGATCAATTTTGAGTTAGCCATTTGCAATTCTGAATTTCCAACAAGCGAAAAGTTGGACAGTGAAGAGATTGTAGTAAATGGAATGGATTTTGCAAACTGTCTTACAAGTGTTATGGTCGCAACTGCAGATGTAAGTAGACCTATATTAAACGGTGTTTTTATAAATGCTGAAAATAAATCTATAGAATTTGTAGCCACTGATGGTTACAGATTGGCAACTAATAAGCTAGATTATTCAGTTGAAGGAAAGTTTTCAGGGATTTTACCTAATAAATCAGTGTCAGAGATAGTTAGGTTAACAAAGGATATTTGTGACGAGGATATAGTTATTATTTCTAAGGAAGATAGGATTAGGTTAGAATTCAATAATGTGATTATTGAGTCTATTTATCAGGAAGGGAATTATATTAATTATAAACACTTAGTTAATAATAATCCTATCTGCATTGAGATAGATAGTAATAGCTTAATAAGTTCAGTACAAAGAGTTTCTTTATTGGCAAAAGAGGGACAGAAAAAGTACATTGTGCTAAGTAATTCAGATGATGAATTATTATCTATTTCCGCTATAGCTGAAATAGGTGAGTGTATTGATAATGTGGTCTGCAATAAAAATACAGACGAAACGTTTAAAATCGCCCTTAATCCGTCTTTTTTATTAGATGGACTAAAGAGCTTGATGGGAAACATAAAATTGTTTCTAAAGGATTCTAAGTCACCTGTGTTCTTTAGTAGTGGTGACAATTTTAAGTATCTTGTTTTACCTGTAAGTATGTAG
- a CDS encoding zincin-like metallopeptidase domain-containing protein codes for MNVYEIITNMIIEEIEAGTIPWKKPWKDGFPVRYESGEPYSLLNRMLLPKSGEYLGYKAIKKLGGKIRNYNPHIIVGYFPIETVKKVKRDGIEEEESSKYLKPRYFKVFHLDDIDGIPSKLPETINTNSKIISAEELVCDYSKTLKVKNDYKGAYYSPTLDYVNVPNLANFDSSEKYYSTLFHELVHSTGHKKRLNRFTSEDQFQFGSESYSFEELVAEIGSSMLCSMSGIIDSTIDNSASYIDGWLTQLRNDHKLIFKASSKAQKSCEFIISHKNSEKGSKNIA; via the coding sequence ATGAATGTTTACGAAATTATTACTAACATGATTATTGAAGAGATTGAAGCAGGAACAATACCTTGGAAAAAACCTTGGAAAGATGGTTTTCCGGTAAGATACGAATCTGGCGAGCCGTATAGTTTACTAAACAGGATGTTGCTACCTAAAAGTGGTGAATATCTAGGTTATAAAGCCATTAAGAAATTAGGTGGCAAAATTCGAAACTATAATCCACATATTATTGTTGGATACTTTCCTATAGAGACAGTCAAGAAGGTGAAAAGAGATGGTATTGAAGAAGAAGAAAGCAGTAAATATTTGAAGCCGAGATATTTTAAGGTTTTTCATCTTGATGATATAGATGGAATACCGTCAAAATTACCGGAAACTATTAATACTAACAGTAAGATTATTTCTGCAGAAGAACTCGTTTGTGATTATTCTAAAACATTAAAGGTTAAGAATGATTACAAAGGTGCATATTATAGTCCAACCTTGGATTATGTAAATGTTCCTAATTTAGCAAATTTCGATTCTTCTGAAAAGTATTATAGTACTCTCTTTCATGAGTTAGTACATAGTACTGGACATAAGAAAAGACTAAATAGATTTACTTCTGAGGATCAGTTTCAATTTGGGAGCGAATCATATAGTTTTGAAGAATTAGTTGCGGAAATCGGTAGTTCGATGCTATGTAGTATGTCTGGTATTATAGACAGTACAATAGACAACTCTGCCTCGTATATAGATGGATGGCTAACACAGTTAAGAAATGATCATAAACTGATTTTCAAGGCCTCTTCAAAGGCCCAAAAATCATGTGAGTTTATTATTTCACATAAGAATAGTGAGAAAGGTAGTAAAAATATTGCATAG
- a CDS encoding Rad52/Rad22 family DNA repair protein produces the protein MKITVERFNEVTKGLSEEFPVEEIEWKIGPMDQNKETALVFPFVNNRAIQNRLDDVIGSFSWRNEFSTILNGQLCGISIKVYEQDGNFEWITKWDGAENPEISPIKGGLSDAMKRTGVQWGIGRYLYGLDDIWVKIEKRGDSFFIKESEIAKLHAHLKGEKIGENVSSNEDEVVDKVENIVIESIEGAITTAQIGMVNALLTQFKDKSQSVLQMALNKYGVSTLESMPKVSFHEFIMYIKTQLTNVVD, from the coding sequence ATGAAAATTACAGTCGAAAGATTTAATGAAGTTACAAAAGGATTATCAGAAGAGTTTCCAGTTGAGGAAATCGAATGGAAAATAGGACCTATGGATCAGAACAAGGAAACTGCTCTTGTATTTCCTTTTGTTAATAACCGTGCGATTCAGAATAGGTTGGATGATGTTATCGGTTCATTTAGTTGGAGAAATGAATTTTCGACAATTTTAAATGGACAACTCTGTGGAATATCCATCAAAGTTTATGAACAAGATGGAAACTTCGAATGGATAACTAAATGGGATGGAGCAGAGAATCCCGAAATATCTCCTATTAAAGGAGGTTTGTCTGATGCTATGAAAAGAACCGGTGTCCAGTGGGGTATTGGAAGATACCTTTACGGATTAGATGATATCTGGGTCAAGATAGAAAAAAGGGGTGACTCTTTTTTCATCAAAGAATCTGAAATTGCAAAACTTCATGCTCATTTAAAAGGTGAGAAAATCGGAGAGAATGTGAGTTCTAATGAAGATGAAGTAGTTGATAAAGTAGAAAATATAGTAATTGAAAGCATCGAAGGTGCAATTACTACAGCACAAATTGGGATGGTAAATGCTTTACTTACCCAATTTAAAGATAAGAGTCAATCGGTATTACAGATGGCTCTAAATAAATATGGTGTGTCAACTTTAGAATCTATGCCTAAAGTTTCGTTCCATGAATTCATTATGTACATAAAAACACAATTAACTAATGTAGTAGATTAA